From Alkaliphilus flagellatus, the proteins below share one genomic window:
- a CDS encoding tape measure protein: MATVDNSISLHNETNNNYLRLSNSINNNYLRLSNSINNTSTRLYNTVNNNISNNISNFYVMEQYIIDASAAQQDLNEDIEEGQNAADGLLNIFKGMAGTIGLDFSVENILALSDQMATTKASLASMVGEFNTVEELQKKIFQSAERSRGSYLAMADVVAKMGTMAKDAFGGNDEIIAFTEQLNKHFVISGTSAQDIDSIMSQLTQSMAQGVLSDEELSSIFIEVPTIIQAIAGYIGIGTEEVINLAQEGQITADIFKNAMFGAANETNAALESMPMTWAQIFTSVINKVIMLSQPLLGFISFLAQNWATVEPIVVGVATAIGLLAAKVLYAKAAALAIAAMANPLVPVAVVIGVIIMEIYKWVQSVGGLQIAWLITMNAIMTAWDGVKIGFFKGIYFVMNLFDKLGLKFKEVDVAMQNSMGDMRVGVLSALQKMVNGSIEIINSFIDKVNQLPIVSIEAVQKVNFATTAELENDVAKKAREADLENYRAEVEASIAERDAAIKQMQQDAGVEEAKRQLKINAAQMEQTTDFNPEPPFKQDNVVENIANIADNTNALKDTMEIAEEDLTYMRDLAEREVIDRTVLRDVKLEVSNSFGDVRETADVDGIITRIEERLSEAIESEAEGDYNV; this comes from the coding sequence TTGGCAACAGTTGATAATTCTATAAGCTTACACAATGAAACAAATAATAATTATTTGCGGTTATCCAATTCTATAAATAATAATTATTTGCGGTTGTCCAATTCTATAAATAATACTTCAACGAGATTGTACAACACAGTAAATAATAATATATCAAACAATATATCAAATTTCTATGTGATGGAGCAGTACATAATAGATGCTAGTGCAGCCCAACAAGATTTGAATGAAGATATAGAGGAAGGTCAAAATGCTGCAGATGGACTTTTAAATATTTTTAAAGGAATGGCAGGCACAATAGGTCTTGATTTTAGTGTAGAAAATATTTTGGCATTGTCCGATCAAATGGCTACTACAAAAGCAAGTCTTGCATCCATGGTAGGCGAGTTTAATACAGTTGAAGAATTACAGAAAAAGATATTCCAATCCGCTGAAAGGTCAAGAGGATCATATCTGGCTATGGCTGATGTAGTTGCTAAAATGGGAACAATGGCTAAAGATGCTTTTGGTGGCAATGATGAAATAATAGCTTTTACTGAACAGCTAAATAAACATTTTGTAATTTCCGGCACATCAGCACAAGATATTGATTCCATAATGAGTCAATTAACGCAATCAATGGCTCAAGGTGTTTTAAGTGATGAAGAATTAAGTAGTATATTTATCGAAGTACCTACAATAATTCAAGCGATTGCTGGTTATATAGGAATAGGTACTGAGGAAGTTATTAATTTGGCACAGGAAGGTCAAATAACAGCAGATATTTTTAAAAATGCTATGTTTGGTGCAGCAAATGAAACTAATGCAGCTTTGGAGAGTATGCCTATGACTTGGGCACAGATATTTACTTCTGTTATAAACAAAGTAATTATGTTATCTCAACCACTATTAGGATTTATAAGTTTTCTTGCTCAAAATTGGGCAACAGTAGAACCGATTGTAGTAGGTGTAGCCACAGCCATAGGTCTACTAGCAGCTAAAGTTTTGTATGCAAAAGCAGCTGCATTAGCTATAGCTGCGATGGCTAATCCACTTGTACCAGTAGCAGTAGTTATAGGTGTAATTATTATGGAAATATACAAATGGGTTCAATCTGTTGGGGGACTTCAAATTGCTTGGCTTATTACAATGAATGCTATAATGACAGCATGGGATGGGGTTAAAATTGGTTTTTTTAAAGGTATATACTTTGTAATGAATTTATTCGATAAACTAGGACTTAAATTTAAAGAAGTTGATGTTGCTATGCAAAATTCCATGGGAGATATGAGAGTAGGAGTGCTTAGCGCTCTTCAAAAAATGGTTAATGGTTCTATTGAAATTATAAATAGTTTTATAGATAAAGTTAACCAACTTCCTATTGTTTCTATAGAAGCAGTGCAAAAAGTAAATTTTGCTACAACAGCAGAGCTTGAAAATGATGTAGCTAAAAAAGCACGTGAGGCAGACTTAGAAAATTATCGAGCTGAAGTTGAAGCAAGCATAGCTGAAAGGGATGCAGCTATAAAACAAATGCAACAAGATGCTGGAGTAGAAGAAGCTAAGAGGCAACTGAAAATAAATGCGGCACAGATGGAACAAACAACTGATTTCAATCCTGAACCTCCATTTAAACAAGACAATGTAGTAGAGAATATAGCAAATATAGCAGATAATACTAATGCTTTAAAAGACACCATGGAAATTGCCGAAGAAGATTTAACATACATGAGAGACCTAGCAGAGAGAGAAGTAATCGATAGAACTGTATTGAGAGATGTAAAACTTGAAGTATCTAATAGCTTCGGAGACGTAAGAGAAACAGCCGATGTTGATGGAATTATAACACGAATAGAGGAACGTTTATCGGAAGCAATAGAAAGCGAAGCGGAGGGTGATTATAATGTATAG
- a CDS encoding LysM peptidoglycan-binding domain-containing protein, giving the protein MYSCSIDNVKLPVAPSKIARKINTKSKTVDLMNLGEVNILKEPGLTEISFEVLLPSVEYPFAVYENGFKEPLYYLDLFKKLITGKKPFIFELNSLTPAGYSLFMTRMEVTLESYSIIEDSSNGMDIVVSLELKEYKRYTTQTLKMLESSSDSETPKFVIVEERPAKEPVKSYTVISGDTLWTICKKQLGDGSKYKEIATLNNIKNPDLIFPGQVLRLR; this is encoded by the coding sequence ATGTATAGTTGTTCCATTGATAATGTTAAGCTTCCAGTAGCTCCTTCCAAGATTGCTCGTAAAATAAATACTAAGAGTAAAACAGTAGATTTAATGAACCTTGGAGAAGTAAATATTTTGAAAGAACCAGGACTTACAGAGATAAGTTTTGAAGTATTGCTTCCTTCGGTAGAATATCCTTTTGCTGTATATGAAAATGGATTTAAAGAACCACTGTATTATTTAGATCTTTTTAAAAAACTTATAACAGGAAAAAAACCCTTTATATTTGAATTAAATAGCCTAACTCCTGCAGGGTATTCTTTATTTATGACACGTATGGAAGTAACCTTAGAGAGTTATAGCATTATAGAAGATAGTAGTAATGGAATGGATATTGTTGTTTCATTAGAATTGAAAGAATATAAAAGATATACTACACAGACTCTAAAAATGCTTGAGTCGTCTTCGGATAGTGAAACACCTAAGTTTGTAATTGTAGAAGAAAGACCTGCAAAAGAGCCAGTGAAATCATATACTGTAATTTCAGGAGATACGTTATGGACTATTTGCAAAAAACAGTTGGGGGATGGTAGCAAATATAAAGAAATAGCTACTTTAAACAATATTAAAAATCCTGATTTAATTTTCCCAGGTCAGGTTTTAAGGTTGAGGTGA
- a CDS encoding XkdQ/YqbQ family protein, whose amino-acid sequence MYELIIENNGNLYSPLIEGDIIWTTERLGSPGKLEFNVLKDEIINFQEGNSVRFRVNDKNVFFGYVWDKARNKDQIIKVTAYDQLRYLKYKDSYLYENKKASDVLKIIASQQNLKIGDVEDTGYVIVERARHNETLLDIIYDAIKLTFDNTKKLYVLYDDFGRLTLKNMESMRINLKVDDNTAEDFDYKTSLDNVYNHIKLSFKDKDNVGGEIPPAEDKNSIKNWGKLQYFEEIDEKTNVQAKANALLELYNRKNKILSIKNAIGDIRARAGTNLEINLPNIGDISIQNHMLIEGATHRFSNNEHFMDLKLEGRL is encoded by the coding sequence ATGTATGAATTAATAATTGAGAATAATGGAAATTTGTACAGTCCATTAATTGAAGGTGACATTATTTGGACTACCGAGAGATTAGGATCCCCCGGAAAATTAGAATTTAATGTTTTAAAAGATGAGATAATTAATTTTCAAGAGGGTAACTCTGTAAGGTTTAGAGTAAATGATAAAAATGTATTCTTTGGCTATGTATGGGATAAGGCAAGAAACAAAGATCAGATTATAAAAGTTACAGCATATGACCAGCTTAGGTATTTAAAGTACAAAGACAGTTATCTTTATGAAAATAAAAAAGCTTCTGATGTACTTAAAATTATTGCATCACAACAAAATCTTAAAATAGGGGATGTCGAAGATACAGGATATGTAATTGTTGAAAGAGCTAGACATAATGAGACCTTATTGGATATTATATATGACGCTATAAAACTTACCTTCGATAATACCAAAAAGCTATATGTTCTTTATGACGATTTTGGGAGATTAACATTAAAAAATATGGAGTCTATGAGAATAAACCTAAAAGTAGATGATAACACGGCGGAAGACTTCGACTACAAAACATCTTTAGATAATGTATATAACCACATAAAATTATCTTTCAAAGATAAAGACAATGTAGGAGGAGAAATTCCCCCAGCAGAAGATAAGAATAGTATAAAGAATTGGGGTAAACTTCAATATTTTGAGGAAATAGATGAAAAGACTAACGTTCAGGCTAAAGCAAATGCATTGCTTGAACTATATAATAGAAAAAACAAAATCCTAAGTATTAAAAATGCAATAGGTGATATCAGAGCCAGAGCAGGAACTAATCTAGAAATTAATTTGCCTAATATTGGAGATATCAGTATTCAAAATCATATGCTTATTGAGGGAGCTACACATAGATTTTCTAATAACGAGCATTTTATGGATTTAAAACTAGAGGGGCGATTATAA
- a CDS encoding DUF2577 domain-containing protein, with amino-acid sequence MQLLKLMKRAGVEAVDTSSPVKTLIGTVTSIEPLVITIEQRLAIPASFLLLTDNVIDKEVEITVDDEVEQSGSLELHKHKYIGKKKHIHHNSLKVGEKVLLLRVQGGQQFIVLNRVVSA; translated from the coding sequence ATGCAGCTTTTAAAATTGATGAAAAGAGCAGGAGTTGAAGCAGTAGATACTTCTTCTCCTGTGAAAACTTTAATAGGTACCGTTACTTCCATAGAGCCTTTAGTAATTACAATTGAGCAAAGACTAGCTATTCCAGCTAGTTTTCTTCTTTTAACAGACAATGTAATTGATAAAGAAGTAGAAATTACTGTAGATGATGAAGTAGAACAAAGCGGATCACTTGAACTACACAAACACAAATATATAGGTAAGAAAAAACATATTCACCATAATAGTCTTAAGGTAGGAGAAAAAGTTTTGCTTTTAAGAGTACAAGGTGGACAACAGTTTATAGTTCTCAATAGGGTGGTGAGTGCATGA
- a CDS encoding DUF2634 domain-containing protein: MIPQNIVTDNDIDFEIVEYPSNTYRIDLENKRILGYTDGIDAVKQAIYKILFTERYNYAIYSWNYGIELQDLIGKPKDFAHFNLEKRITEALLQDDRINSVDNFVFSSNKGDLHVTFTVNTVFGDVQVERMVNNIV; encoded by the coding sequence ATGATACCACAAAATATTGTAACAGATAACGATATCGACTTTGAGATTGTAGAATATCCAAGCAATACTTATAGGATAGATTTAGAAAATAAAAGAATATTAGGTTATACAGATGGTATTGATGCAGTTAAACAAGCCATATATAAGATTCTTTTTACTGAAAGATATAATTATGCTATATATAGCTGGAACTATGGCATAGAACTTCAAGATTTAATTGGAAAACCTAAAGACTTTGCACATTTTAATTTGGAGAAAAGAATAACAGAAGCACTTCTTCAAGATGATAGGATAAATTCCGTAGATAATTTTGTATTCAGTTCTAATAAAGGGGATCTACATGTCACCTTTACAGTGAATACAGTTTTTGGAGATGTGCAGGTAGAGAGGATGGTGAATAATATTGTATGA